In Nocardioides cavernae, a single genomic region encodes these proteins:
- a CDS encoding MoaD/ThiS family protein translates to MSVSVRIPTILRTYTGGESEVSAEGDTLAAVLDDLDASYSGIKGRILDEAGKLRRFVNVYVGNDDVRFLEELETATPDGVQISVIPAVAGG, encoded by the coding sequence ATGAGTGTTTCCGTCCGCATCCCGACCATCCTCCGCACCTACACCGGCGGTGAGTCCGAGGTCAGCGCCGAGGGCGACACCCTGGCCGCGGTGCTCGACGACCTCGACGCCAGCTACTCCGGCATCAAGGGCCGCATCCTCGACGAGGCGGGCAAGCTGCGCCGCTTCGTCAACGTCTACGTCGGCAACGACGACGTGCGGTTCCTCGAGGAGCTGGAGACCGCCACGCCCGACGGCGTGCAGATCTCGGTGATCCCGGCGGTCGCCGGGGGCTGA
- the thrC gene encoding threonine synthase, with protein sequence MSTLLDENTTGTPSKGLREGAFGNARALACRECGHEVALGPSYACPECFGPLEVAYDFPTVTREEIAAGPRNIWRYKALLPVPDDIEQSPNTEPGFTRLLEAKNLARELGLEKLWVKDDSTNPTNSFKDRVVACALSAARELDAKVFACPSTGNLANAVAAAGARAGIKTVVFIPSNLEKPKQVNSAVFTDHLVAVDGNYDDVNKLASEIAGEEEGWAFVNVNVRPFYAEGSKTLGYEIAEQLGWRLPDQIVIPVASGSQLTKVDKAFKELIALGLVEDKPYKVFGAQATGCSPVSVAYKAGTDAIRPVKPDTIAKSLAIGNPADGIYVLDICRRSGGAVEDITDDEVREAIVLLARTEGIFTETAGGTTVGVLKKLVESGQLDTSLETVVINTGHGLKTLDAVSDRVGAVATIAPSYDAFVASGIL encoded by the coding sequence ATGAGCACCCTGTTGGACGAGAACACCACTGGCACCCCGTCGAAAGGCCTGCGCGAGGGTGCCTTCGGCAACGCCCGCGCCCTGGCCTGCCGCGAGTGCGGGCACGAGGTCGCACTCGGCCCCTCCTACGCGTGTCCGGAGTGCTTCGGGCCGCTCGAGGTGGCCTACGACTTCCCGACGGTGACCCGCGAGGAGATCGCCGCCGGCCCCCGCAACATCTGGCGCTACAAGGCGCTCCTGCCGGTGCCCGACGACATCGAGCAGAGCCCCAACACCGAGCCCGGCTTCACGCGGCTGCTCGAGGCGAAGAACCTCGCCCGCGAGCTCGGCCTCGAGAAGCTGTGGGTCAAGGACGACTCGACCAACCCGACCAACTCCTTCAAGGATCGCGTGGTCGCCTGCGCCCTGAGCGCGGCCCGCGAGCTCGACGCCAAGGTCTTCGCCTGCCCCTCGACCGGCAACCTGGCCAACGCCGTCGCCGCGGCCGGCGCCCGGGCCGGGATCAAGACGGTCGTCTTCATCCCGAGCAACCTCGAGAAGCCCAAGCAGGTCAACTCGGCCGTCTTCACCGACCATCTCGTCGCGGTCGACGGCAACTACGACGACGTCAACAAGCTCGCGTCGGAGATCGCCGGCGAGGAGGAGGGCTGGGCGTTCGTCAACGTCAACGTGCGCCCCTTCTACGCCGAGGGCTCGAAGACGCTGGGCTACGAGATCGCCGAGCAGCTCGGCTGGCGGCTGCCCGACCAGATCGTCATCCCGGTCGCGTCCGGCTCGCAGCTGACCAAGGTCGACAAGGCCTTCAAGGAGCTCATCGCCCTCGGCCTGGTCGAGGACAAGCCCTACAAGGTCTTCGGCGCCCAGGCCACCGGCTGCTCGCCGGTCTCGGTCGCCTACAAGGCCGGCACCGACGCGATCCGCCCGGTCAAGCCCGACACCATCGCCAAGAGCCTGGCCATCGGCAACCCGGCCGACGGCATCTACGTCCTCGACATCTGTCGCCGCTCGGGCGGTGCGGTGGAGGACATCACCGATGACGAGGTTCGCGAGGCGATCGTGCTGCTGGCCCGCACCGAAGGGATCTTCACGGAGACCGCCGGTGGCACCACGGTCGGCGTGCTGAAGAAGCTCGTCGAGAGCGGCCAGCTCGACACCTCGCTCGAGACCGTCGTGATCAACACCGGCCACGGCCTCAAGACCCTGGACGCCGTGTCCGACCGGGTCGGCGCCGTCGCCACCATTGCGCCTTCCTACGACGCCTTCGTGGCGTCCGGAATCCTCTGA